The nucleotide sequence TTCACTCCCTGGTCATTCACGTGAATCATTCCGGTCACTACTCTTTTTGCCACTTCTACTCCGTGTTCAATCGATCCAGCGTGCACCGCGCCACTCAGTCCATACTCGCTGTCATTAGCGACTTGGATTGCTTCTTCTTCATTTTCCACTACAATAATGCCTACCGCTGGGCCAAATATTTCCTCTTGAGCAATCGGCATATCATTTGTTACATCTGTAAGGATCGTAGGGGCAAATACACTTCCTTTCACCTCTCCCTGCAGAGCATATTTAGCTCCCTTGGCCAAGCTTTCGTCAATTAGCCTTTGAATGCGCTCTACTTGCTTATGGTTAATAAGAGGACCTACCACGACCTCTTTATCTTTCGGGTTTCCATATTTAATTTGCGACGCTTTATCTACAAATTCTTTTAAAAATGCTTCATAGACAGGCCTCTCCACAATAATCCGGTTTAAAGACATACATATTTGCCCGCTGTTGAGAAACTTGCCAAAGGCTGCAGAGCCAGCTGCTTTCCCAATATCGGCATCTTTTAATACAATCATTGCATTATTGCCACCTAATTCCAAGGCAACACGCTTAAGATGCCTTCCGCATAATTCTCCAATATGACGGCCCACAGAAGTAGAACCTGTAAATGAAATAATCCGCGGAATTGGATGTTCAACAAAAGCATCTTTAATTTCTGAAGAACTAGAAACAGTAATGTTTAACAATCCTTTCGGGATGCCTGCTTCTTCAAAAATTTCTCCCATAAAGAGGCCGCCTGAAATCATTGTTTGCAAATCAGGCTTCAGGACTACTCCATTTCCTGCTGCTAAAGCGGGAGCAAGTGAACGCATCGTTAAATGAAATGGAAAGTTAAAAGGACTAATAATACCAACGACTCCTGCGGGATTCTGATAAATCCTGTTTTCTTTTCCAGGGATCACAGAGGGCATAATTCTACCTTGCATACGAACAGGAAAGGTAACCGCCT is from Bacillus sp. PK3_68 and encodes:
- a CDS encoding aldehyde dehydrogenase family protein → MYKNWDKQFIGGEWKEGNSQTVYADKNPYNDETLAEIRLANKEDIDEAYRAAEKAQKEWEQVNPYQKAAVIEKAVELVKARREEIVHILVEENGASYTKANIEVDAAIGIMKEAVTFPVRMQGRIMPSVIPGKENRIYQNPAGVVGIISPFNFPFHLTMRSLAPALAAGNGVVLKPDLQTMISGGLFMGEIFEEAGIPKGLLNITVSSSSEIKDAFVEHPIPRIISFTGSTSVGRHIGELCGRHLKRVALELGGNNAMIVLKDADIGKAAGSAAFGKFLNSGQICMSLNRIIVERPVYEAFLKEFVDKASQIKYGNPKDKEVVVGPLINHKQVERIQRLIDESLAKGAKYALQGEVKGSVFAPTILTDVTNDMPIAQEEIFGPAVGIIVVENEEEAIQVANDSEYGLSGAVHAGSIEHGVEVAKRVVTGMIHVNDQGVNDEPIVAFGGEKASGLGRYGGEWALHEFTTTKWISVQTKAREYPF